The Salvelinus fontinalis isolate EN_2023a chromosome 9, ASM2944872v1, whole genome shotgun sequence genome has a window encoding:
- the LOC129861936 gene encoding amyloid-beta A4 precursor protein-binding family A member 2-like, whose amino-acid sequence MREGDREDNDRVEVEVFSIGNCNTPEDSKISVCVSESPQRAPYRGSGGGRDWTCEAPQRAHKEVKRQGKGGGRGGRSERGGVRSGREGGRVVRETDREEYTGQIVSEMKVYMSSSSSSETQDCREAAIRPRPPRPRPRPRSGPSTSTPHPHQTQSHTQQAKVRPKQAYQTHTYLTEVHTLPKQTYQTHTYLTEVDPLPIQNHQLQAQSDVRQNQQTKHLLCSSVSIRPRPRSSLNTPHPQPPQTPAQMQHIQAHQIQAQYRQAPPTQAQTHKRQALTHQTQAQTHKRQAPTHPTQAQTHKRQAPTHPTQAQTKQHHREIPVSPSHSPRPTSDSPRLNSDSPRLNSDSPRPTSDSPRPISDSPRHTSDSPRPISDSPRPTSDSPRPTSDSPRPISDSPRPIFDSPRPTSDSPRHTSDSPRPTSDSPRPISDSPRHTSDSPRLTSDSSRPTSDSPRPISDSPRPTSDSPRPTSDSPRPISDSPRPISDSPRPISDSARPASPPSHNAQTQDHTPHTQQTEQHCRETTTSWSAKPPSPLLQESHQVQTQTQNHQPRRDSATSPSPRPTSDSSSSLNKHPRAVKLSTPPASHHNTEPQRESPEERQTWTETHKQMPHNVSEQQPDRPHCPEPHALQEDSNSTPQPEPTQNNASFPSFVDVPGPCEPEDLIDGIIFAANYLGSTQLLSDKNPSKGTRMAQAQQAVSQVKSQDGDSQTVTEVDLFISTKAVKVVNADPQETLMDSALRSISYIADIGSIVVLMARTRMAGTSSQEADLSSSEGQRRYRMICYVFESEDAQLIAQSIGQAFSVAYREFLRANGINPKDLSQKQYSDIINSQEMYNDDLVHFSNSDNCKELELEKQKGESLGVVIVESGWGSILPTVILANMLNSGPAARSGKLSVGDQIMSINNTSLVGLPLATCQGIIKGLKSQVQVKLSIVSCPPVTTVLIKRPDLKFQLGFSVQNGIICSLMRGGIAERGGVRVGHRIIEINGQSVVAMPHEKIVQTLSVSVGEINMKTMPAVMFRLLTGQEIPVYI is encoded by the exons atgagagagggagatagagaagatAATGATAGAGTGGAAGTTGAGGTCTTCTCTATAGGGAACTGTAACACCCCTGAGGACAGTAagatctcagtgtgtgtctcagagtCCCCACAAAGGGCCCCCTATAGGGGAAGTGGAGGGGGAAGGGATTGGACTTGTGAGGCCCCTCAAAGGGCCCATAAGGAGGTGAAGAggcaggggaagggaggaggacggggaggaaggagtgaGCGGGGAGGTGTAAGgagtgggagggaaggaggaagggtcgtgagggagactgacagagaggaaTACACTGGTCAGATAGTGTCTGAGATGAAGGTATACatgagtagcagcagcagctcagAGACACAGGACTGCAGAGAGGCTGCCATCAGGCCCAGACCACCAAGGCCTAGGCCCAGGCCTAGATCCGGGCCCAGCACCAGCACCCCACACCCTCACCAGACACAATCCCACACTCAGCAGGCCAAGGTCCGCCCGAAACAAGCCTACCAGACCCACACCTACCTGACAGAGGTCCATACCCTCCCAAAACAGACCTACCAGACCCACACCTACCTGACAGAGGTCGATCCCCTCCCGATCCAGAACCATCAGCTACAGGCCCAGAGCGACGTCCGACAGAACCAGCAGACAAAGCACCTTCTCTGCAGTTCTGTTTCTATCAGGCCTAGACCCAGATCTAGCCTCaacacaccacaccctcaaccCCCCCAGACCCCGGCCCAAATGCAGCACATCCAGGCCCACCAAATCCAGGCCCAGTATCGACAGGCCCCGCCGACACAGGCCCAGACGCACAAGAGACAAGCACTCACCCACCAGACACAGGCCCAGACGCACAAGAGACAAGCACCCACCCACCCGACACAGGCCCAGACGCACAAGAGACAAGCACCCACCCACCCGACACAAGCCCAGACCAAGCAGCACCACAGAGAGATTCCCGTCAGCCCCAGCCACAGCCCTAGGCCCACCTCTGACAGCCCTAGGCTCAACTCTGACAGCCCTAGGCTCAACTCTGACAGCCCTAGGCCCACCTCTGACAGCCCTAGGCCCATCTCTGACAGCCCTAGGCACACCTCTGACAGCCCTAGGCCCATCTCTGACAGCCCTAGACCCACCTCTGACAGCCCTAGGCCCACCTCTGACAGCCCTAGGCCCATCTCTGACAGCCCTAGGCCCATCTTTGACAGCCCTAGGCCCACCTCTGACAGCCCTAGGCACACCTCTGACAGCCCTAGGCCCACCTCTGACAGCCCTAGGCCCATCTCTGACAGTCCTAGGCACACCTCTGACAGCCCTAGGCTCACCTCTGACAGCTCTAGGCCCACCTCTGACAGCCCTAGGCCCATCTCTGACAGCCCTAGGCCCACCTCTGACAGCCCTAGGCCCACCTCTGACAGCCCTAGGCCCATCTCTGACAGCCCTAGGCCCATCTCTGACAGCCCTAGGCCCATCTCTGACAGCGCTAGGCCTGCCTCACCTCCCAGCCACAATGCCCAGACACAGGACCACACTCCCCACACCCAACAGACCGAGCAGCATTGCAGAGAGACCACCACCAGTTGGAGCGCCaagcctccctctcctctcctccaggagagCCACCAagtccagacccagacccagaaccATCAGCCTCGCAGAGATAGCGccaccagccccagcccaaggcCCACTTCTGACTCCTCATCCAGCCTGAACAAACATCCCAGGGCTGTAAAACTATCAACTCCACCAGCTTCACACCACAACACAGAGCCACAGAGGGAGTccccagaggagagacagacatggacagagacacacaaacag ATGCCCCACAACGTCTCAGAGCAGCAGCCTGACAGGCCCCACTGTCCAGAGCCCCATgccctacaggaggacagcaacAGCACACCTCAGCCTGAACCAACACAGAACAACGCCTCGTTCCCCAGCTTCGTGGATG TCCCAGGTCCGTGTGAGCCCGAGGACCTGATCGATGGCATCATCTTCGCTGCTAACTACCTGGGTTCCACCCAGCTGCTGTCTGACAAGAACCCGTCTAAAGGAACACGCATGGCCCAGGCGCAGCAGGCTGTCAGCCAGGTCAAg AGCCAAGATGGAGACTCTCAGACGGTGACAGAAGTGGACCTCTTCATCTCCACCAAGGCAGTCAAAGTGGTGAACGCCGACCCACAG GAGACGCTGATGGACAGTGCGTTGCGTTCCATATCCTACATCGCAGACATCGGGAGCATCGTGGTTCTGATGGCTCGTACCCGTATGGCAGGAACATCCTCGCAGGAAGCTGATCTCTCCTCCTCAGAGGGACAGAGACGGTACAGAATGATCTGCTATGTCTTTGAGTCAGAGGAC gcCCAGCTCATTGCCCAGTCCATCGGACAGGCGTTCAGCGTTGCCTACAGGGAGTTCCTCCGAGCCAATGGGATCAACCCTAAGGACCTGAGTCAGAAACAATACAGTGACATCATCAATTCCCAGGAGATGTACAATGACGACCTGGTCCATTTCTCAAACTCTGACAACtgtaaagag CTGGAGTTGGAGAAGCAGAAGGGAGAGAGCCTAGGTGTGGTGATAGTGGAGTCTGGCTGGGGCTCCATCCTGCCAACAGTTATCCTAGCTAACATGTTAAACAGCGGCCCGGCTGCCCGCTCTGGGAAACTCAGCGTCGGGGACCAGATCATGTCCATTAACAACACCAGCCTGGTGGGCCTGCCGTTAGCTACCTGCCAGGGCATCATCAAG GGTCTGAAGAGCCAGGTGCAGGTGAAGCTGAGCATCGTAAGTTGTCCTCCTGTCACCACCGTCCTCATCAAGAGACCTGACCTCAAGTTCCAGCTGGGCTTCAGTGTTCAGAACGGCATC atcTGCAGTCTGATGCGTGGAGGTATCGCGGAGCGAGGAGGGGTGCGAGTCGGCCACAGGATCATTGAGATCAATGGGCAGAGTGTGGTTGCCATGCCACATGAGAAGATAGTCCAGACCTTGTCTGTATCAGTGGGAGAG atcAACATGAAGACCATGCCTGCAGTGATGTTCAGACTGTTAACAGGGCAGGAGATTCCCGTCTACATTTAG
- the LOC129861937 gene encoding dual oxidase maturation factor 1-like, giving the protein MTFYDDIYPFYPLPRTSFIFNTHLLTIILVFLVLTVSFLLILPGIRGKSRLFWTFRIIISLFIGVVIVALNFTSDWAEARATTNATYKSFSSEEVNAEVGLHVGLYGINITLRGNPVNQLNETINYNEMFEWKDTIDEEYEDALERGLPNPILYIAEKFTLNNPCGLIYQYRYSGRYASATLWTAFCCWMVANVLFSMPVILYAGYMMVATAAFIFFSMASFSTIMNLPTCLFTIGTSGAFQTEYSGSFWLALATGVLCLVIGILVVLLDCLIPEKIREAFSVGVDNDEDEDVCFGEGYLNSNFLASVTTTPLTTLVLPMDEIQKDSHPPSLQELSIAM; this is encoded by the exons ATGACCTTCTACGATGACATTTACCCATTCTACCCCCTACCAAGAACCTCCTTTATCTTCAACACCCACCTCCTCACCATTATTCTGGTCTTCCTGGTCCTCACGGTCAGCTTCCTTCTTATTCTGCCAGGTATCAGAGGCAAGTCG AGACTGTTCTGGACGTTCAGAATCATCATCAGTCTCTTCATAGGTGTAGTAATCGTAG CACTGAATTTCACCAGTGACTGGGCTGAGGCCCGAGCCACCACCAACGCTACCTACAAGTCCTTCAGCAGTGAGGAGGTGAACGCTGAGGTGGGACTGCACGTTGGACTGTACGGCATCAACATTACTTTAAGAG GGAATCCTGTGAATCAACTGAACGAGACCATCAATTACAACGAGATGTTTGAGTGGAAAGACACCATCGACGAGGAGTACGAGGACGCCCTAGAGAGAGGTCTACCTAACCCCATCCTCTATATCGCTGAGAAGTTTACCCTCAACAACCCCTGCGGCCTCATCTACCAGTATAGATACTCTGGGCGCTACGCCTCGGCCACTCTCTG GACAGCGTTCTGCTGCTGGATGGTAGCCAACGTGCTGTTCTCCATGCCTGTCATCCTGTACGCCGGCTACATGATGGTGGCCACCGCCGCCTTCATCTTCTTCTCCATGGCCTCCTTCTCCACCATCATGAACCTGCCTACCTGTCTGTTCACCATCGGCACCTCTGGAGCCTTCCAGACAGAATACAGCGGATCTTTCTGGCTGGCGCTGGCCACAG GTGTCCTGTGTCTGGTCATCGGAATCCTGGTGGTTCTGCTGGACTGTCTGATCCCTGAGAAGATACGAGAGGCCTTCAGCGTCGGGGTGGACAACGATGAAGATGAAGATGTTTGTTTTGGAGAGGGATACCTGAACTCCAACTTCCTGGCAAGCGTAACCACCACACCTTTGACAACCTTAGTACTTCCTATG GATGAAATTCAGAAAGACAGCCACCCACCATCACTCCAGGAGCTGTCAATCGCAATGTAA